The proteins below come from a single Chitinophaga pinensis DSM 2588 genomic window:
- a CDS encoding toxin-antitoxin system YwqK family antitoxin, which translates to MRKLSVFLMLQFMVLAAFAQMPKVRVNKVDEQQRKQGEWQEEMPEVRGEPGYTWEGNYVDNKKEGIWKKYAVSGGIIAEETYKHDQLNGYARYFYPNGKVSAEGAFVAMDINGEVDYFRIVDPITGDEKFEEVKRDGSSQRNGMWKVYDEDGKMMKEYYRRGEPVTEEEFGKAPVKPAASEKPATPPAPPALPHQNQKKKGNKG; encoded by the coding sequence ATGAGAAAACTGAGTGTATTTTTAATGCTGCAATTCATGGTCCTGGCGGCTTTTGCCCAGATGCCCAAGGTCCGGGTCAACAAGGTTGACGAGCAGCAGCGCAAACAAGGGGAATGGCAGGAGGAAATGCCTGAAGTCCGCGGAGAACCGGGTTATACCTGGGAGGGAAACTATGTCGATAACAAAAAAGAAGGAATATGGAAGAAATATGCCGTATCCGGAGGAATTATCGCAGAAGAAACCTACAAACACGACCAGCTGAATGGCTATGCACGTTATTTCTATCCAAACGGTAAGGTCAGCGCGGAAGGTGCTTTCGTGGCAATGGACATCAACGGTGAAGTAGACTACTTCAGAATCGTGGATCCGATCACCGGAGATGAAAAATTCGAGGAAGTAAAAAGAGATGGCAGTTCCCAGCGTAATGGTATGTGGAAAGTATATGACGAAGATGGAAAGATGATGAAGGAATACTATAGACGCGGAGAGCCAGTGACAGAAGAAGAATTCGGAAAAGCGCCTGTAAAACCGGCTGCATCGGAAAAACCTGCAACACCACCTGCACCACCTGCATTACCTCACCAGAACCAGAAGAAAAAGGGCAATAAAGGATAA
- a CDS encoding phosphatase PAP2 family protein — MQTLIANSRRLYPFLLPYLGILILVLAARLFYSKEDIYFFINGLHFPAGDVFFPYMTELGSGVSAVVICLLLLFFSYRSSVLMASGLILSTAVNVSLKNLFSAPRPSVYFAGHTRPIYYVPDVELLTNNFSFPSGHTACAFTIAMVLTYVTPNKKMGYLYLLFALLVAYSRMYMSQHFLEDVTGGSIVATVVTLIWLTWSGTWSFFKDPRWDGSLSRKKNAA, encoded by the coding sequence TTGCAAACACTTATTGCTAATTCCCGTCGCCTCTATCCCTTTCTCCTGCCCTATCTCGGTATACTGATACTCGTACTGGCAGCCAGGCTTTTTTATTCCAAAGAAGACATCTACTTTTTCATCAATGGCCTGCACTTCCCCGCCGGCGATGTATTTTTTCCCTATATGACTGAATTAGGTAGTGGTGTATCTGCTGTAGTCATATGCCTCCTGCTCCTTTTCTTCAGCTATCGTAGCAGCGTTTTAATGGCCTCCGGTCTTATCCTGAGCACCGCCGTTAATGTATCTCTTAAAAATCTTTTTAGCGCGCCCAGACCCAGCGTTTACTTCGCAGGGCACACACGTCCGATATACTATGTCCCTGATGTGGAACTCCTGACCAATAACTTCAGCTTCCCTTCAGGACATACCGCCTGCGCATTCACCATCGCAATGGTGCTGACATATGTCACTCCCAATAAAAAGATGGGATATCTCTATCTGCTCTTTGCCCTGCTGGTCGCTTATTCCCGCATGTATATGAGCCAGCATTTCCTGGAAGATGTCACAGGTGGTTCCATTGTTGCAACAGTAGTGACCCTGATCTGGCTGACATGGTCCGGTACCTGGTCATTCTTTAAGGATCCGCGCTGGGATGGCTCACTGAGCAGAAAGAAAAATGCCGCATAA
- a CDS encoding KGG domain-containing protein, translating into MAAEQSNHFTEQDKLERENLNQDRESRESTAHGSHAENKHSTPSEDKTTTSRKDKRGFASMDAAMQRAIASKGGRAAHAQGVAHEFNSAEAREAGRKGGVAVSRNRQHMAEIGKKGGEAAHKKRQKDSSNSSV; encoded by the coding sequence ATGGCTGCAGAACAAAGCAATCACTTCACAGAGCAGGACAAACTGGAAAGGGAAAACCTCAATCAAGACCGTGAATCAAGAGAATCAACAGCACATGGAAGTCATGCAGAGAACAAACATTCAACTCCCTCAGAAGACAAAACGACAACAAGCCGCAAAGATAAACGTGGTTTCGCATCCATGGATGCAGCGATGCAACGCGCTATAGCCAGTAAAGGCGGACGCGCAGCTCACGCACAGGGTGTTGCTCACGAGTTTAATTCCGCTGAAGCCCGCGAAGCAGGCCGTAAAGGCGGAGTAGCTGTCAGCAGAAACAGACAGCACATGGCTGAAATAGGCAAAAAAGGCGGTGAAGCTGCTCACAAAAAAAGACAAAAAGATAGTTCGAATTCATCGGTGTAA
- a CDS encoding glycoside hydrolase family 31 protein, with the protein MQVTTSSGKYSAKHYPDNIKDWKKEGNYFYFYTTETILEVRIISDKIVRFRYAADGNFQRDFSYAVSDRLEESPVNFGLHEFEENFEIYTEALRIYISRDDLRLTITDLEGCIINQDELGFHWQYYLQKGGKIVYCSKQIQEDECFFGMGDKPTDLNLHGKRMENFGTDAYGFQKDTDPLYRNIPFYYGLHRGKAYGIFFDNTFRTIFDFGKERDNATSFWARGGEMNYYFIYGPELLKVAEGYTSITGTAELPPLWALGYQQCRWSYYPDTRVKEIAAEFRKREIPCDVIHLDIDYMEGFRCFTWSKEGFPEPAGLIKELAAQGFKVVVIIDPGIKVDPDYSIYKQGIQNNYFCKRADGALMEGDVWPGKCVFPDYTNPEVRKWWAGLFKELVDVGVRGVWNDMNEPAVFEMGTFPEDVRHDYDGEAVSHRKAHNVYGHLMSKATAAGMKKYLMPNRPFVISRSCYAGAQRWTSFWTGDNVSSWDHLWLASVQAQRMAVSGISFVGSDIGGFIGEPDGELYVRWIQLAVFHPLMRTHSASNETGFNQEPWSFGTEYEAVAKKFIQLRYSLLPYLYTTFWQYSRFGTPMLRPLAFVAQHDKQTYDRSHEFMLGDSLLISHVSEQGMKEKEIYLPEGQWYYYFNDQMYTGGQVIKIATPLDEMPLFVKAGAVIPNYPKIQHVDERNTEEMMLHVYYSTEEYSSSLYEDAGDHYGYKNGQYNDIRFKQRSEKSHFALRKKYFGQYNAAYRKHNISVHGLPFKAKEYVLDGNVVKLTPANFVGNVVNIVVERKFENLIIR; encoded by the coding sequence ATGCAAGTAACAACCTCCTCGGGGAAATATTCGGCGAAACATTATCCGGATAATATCAAAGACTGGAAGAAAGAAGGCAACTACTTCTACTTTTATACAACAGAAACAATCCTGGAAGTAAGGATCATCTCAGACAAGATCGTTCGTTTCCGCTACGCAGCCGACGGTAATTTCCAAAGAGACTTCTCTTACGCTGTCAGCGACAGGCTCGAAGAATCGCCTGTTAACTTCGGATTGCACGAGTTCGAAGAAAATTTCGAAATCTACACAGAGGCATTACGCATCTACATCTCAAGAGATGACCTGCGTCTGACCATCACTGACCTGGAGGGTTGTATCATCAACCAGGACGAACTGGGTTTCCACTGGCAGTATTATCTGCAGAAAGGTGGTAAAATCGTGTATTGCAGTAAACAGATCCAGGAAGATGAATGCTTCTTTGGGATGGGTGATAAACCAACTGATCTGAACCTGCATGGCAAGCGTATGGAGAACTTCGGTACAGACGCTTATGGCTTCCAGAAAGACACCGATCCTTTGTACCGTAATATTCCTTTCTACTATGGTTTACATCGTGGTAAAGCATACGGTATCTTCTTCGATAATACCTTCCGCACCATTTTCGATTTCGGTAAAGAAAGAGATAATGCAACCAGCTTCTGGGCAAGAGGCGGAGAAATGAATTATTACTTCATTTACGGACCTGAACTGCTGAAAGTGGCAGAAGGATATACCAGTATCACCGGTACTGCCGAATTGCCGCCATTATGGGCATTAGGCTATCAGCAGTGTCGCTGGAGCTACTATCCGGATACACGTGTAAAAGAAATAGCTGCTGAATTCCGTAAACGTGAAATACCATGCGACGTCATCCACCTGGATATCGATTATATGGAAGGCTTCCGCTGCTTCACATGGAGTAAGGAAGGTTTCCCGGAGCCGGCTGGACTCATAAAAGAACTGGCTGCACAGGGCTTCAAGGTAGTCGTGATCATCGATCCTGGTATCAAGGTAGATCCGGATTACAGCATCTATAAACAAGGTATACAGAATAACTACTTCTGTAAACGTGCAGATGGGGCCTTAATGGAAGGCGATGTATGGCCGGGTAAATGCGTATTCCCGGATTATACCAATCCGGAAGTCCGTAAGTGGTGGGCCGGCCTGTTCAAAGAACTGGTTGATGTGGGCGTCAGAGGCGTCTGGAATGATATGAACGAACCTGCCGTATTCGAAATGGGTACCTTCCCGGAAGATGTACGCCATGACTATGACGGAGAAGCGGTGAGCCACCGTAAGGCGCACAATGTATACGGACATCTGATGAGTAAAGCGACAGCTGCCGGTATGAAGAAGTACCTTATGCCGAACAGACCTTTCGTGATCTCCCGTTCCTGCTATGCCGGCGCACAACGCTGGACCTCCTTCTGGACCGGCGATAACGTATCCAGCTGGGATCATTTGTGGCTGGCATCTGTACAGGCGCAACGCATGGCAGTATCCGGTATTTCTTTCGTAGGAAGCGATATCGGTGGTTTCATCGGCGAACCCGATGGCGAACTTTATGTACGCTGGATCCAGCTGGCAGTATTCCACCCGCTGATGCGTACGCACTCTGCAAGTAATGAAACCGGTTTTAACCAGGAACCCTGGAGTTTCGGTACAGAATACGAAGCAGTCGCAAAGAAGTTCATACAGCTACGCTACAGTCTGCTGCCTTACTTATATACTACTTTCTGGCAATACTCCCGTTTTGGTACCCCTATGCTGCGTCCGCTGGCATTCGTGGCACAACATGACAAACAAACATATGATCGCTCACATGAATTCATGTTAGGTGATTCATTGCTGATAAGTCATGTATCTGAACAGGGCATGAAAGAAAAAGAAATATACCTGCCGGAAGGACAATGGTATTACTATTTTAATGACCAGATGTATACCGGCGGACAGGTCATTAAAATCGCTACGCCACTGGATGAAATGCCATTGTTCGTAAAAGCCGGTGCTGTTATTCCGAACTATCCGAAGATACAGCATGTAGATGAACGCAATACAGAAGAAATGATGCTGCATGTTTATTATTCAACAGAAGAATATAGCAGTTCATTATACGAAGATGCAGGCGATCACTACGGCTATAAAAATGGTCAGTATAATGATATCCGTTTCAAACAGCGCTCTGAAAAATCACATTTCGCGTTGAGAAAAAAATACTTCGGTCAATACAATGCAGCGTACAGAAAACACAATATTTCCGTGCATGGTTTACCGTTCAAAGCGAAAGAATATGTGTTGGATGGAAACGTTGTAAAGCTTACTCCTGCTAACTTTGTGGGGAATGTTGTAAATATCGTGGTGGAACGTAAATTCGAAAATCTCATTATCAGATAA
- a CDS encoding oxidoreductase, whose protein sequence is MNVVNHSVIWVSGTEGKVGRSVSNRGTNWEWLTVPGYDTCDWRSLVAFSDKRALLLNAGEPAHIVLTTDGGQSWKEVYTNTAKGIFFDGMVFKNAAEGMAIGDPVDGKFTIIRTMDSGKTWQPDPPAKLPEAKEGEAIFAASGTSLRMLPNGQACFVTGGKHSRFFIGWDKWKANNWNFTQGESSQGAFSVAFADQLNGVAVGGDYLKDSVTTNNCFITKDGGRSWQVAVTSPGGYRSCVQHITGKKYLATGPSGTDISEDGGLNWHTISKEGFHVAGVAPGGVFVWLAGSKKTGHFRTMQQ, encoded by the coding sequence ATGAACGTTGTAAACCATAGCGTTATCTGGGTATCAGGTACCGAGGGAAAGGTCGGACGTTCTGTTTCCAACCGCGGTACTAACTGGGAATGGCTGACGGTACCTGGCTATGATACCTGCGACTGGCGTTCCCTCGTTGCTTTCAGTGATAAGCGGGCGCTGCTATTAAATGCCGGTGAACCAGCACATATTGTATTAACTACGGATGGCGGTCAATCGTGGAAAGAAGTCTACACTAATACAGCGAAAGGCATTTTTTTCGATGGTATGGTATTTAAGAATGCAGCAGAAGGCATGGCGATCGGAGATCCTGTAGATGGTAAATTCACCATTATCCGTACAATGGATAGCGGAAAGACCTGGCAGCCTGATCCTCCGGCAAAACTGCCCGAAGCCAAAGAAGGAGAAGCCATTTTTGCGGCCAGCGGTACCAGTTTGCGGATGCTACCCAACGGACAGGCCTGCTTTGTTACCGGCGGTAAACACAGCCGTTTCTTTATCGGATGGGATAAATGGAAAGCTAACAACTGGAACTTCACACAGGGCGAGTCCAGCCAGGGCGCTTTTTCTGTCGCGTTTGCGGATCAGCTGAACGGAGTAGCTGTCGGTGGAGATTATCTGAAGGATTCTGTTACAACAAATAACTGCTTCATCACAAAAGACGGTGGTCGTAGCTGGCAGGTGGCAGTGACGTCTCCCGGTGGCTATCGTTCCTGTGTACAACATATTACCGGTAAAAAATACCTGGCTACCGGCCCTTCAGGGACCGATATCTCGGAAGATGGCGGTCTGAACTGGCATACTATCAGCAAAGAAGGATTTCATGTTGCAGGCGTAGCGCCGGGCGGCGTATTTGTATGGCTGGCCGGCAGTAAAAAAACCGGACACTTCCGTACGATGCAACAATAA
- a CDS encoding two-component regulator propeller domain-containing protein, which yields MTRTLLIFFLCTLSVSVLSAQDKPYIFDSYGVNEGLSQNSVYDILEDNQGFMWIATHDGINRFDGYGFNEYRFNPSLQERAGQGKGNLVVRNNNGGRALINRFALKGYKGYSLYRNRRHQLMLTHNYGISVYDEYKNSFETVLEDTMYENNGERDSGNKFRILGEDSLTNSMWVWRPSKGLYILDDSTYVKKRVILYPKAMLQRGVSANSMYKDGNTIWMNFEAGELLAMNTKNLRLTTYCLPGITSHTVLKNLNKDSLIIACRGHLIIFNKKQNKYTDIPFDQRDPKDANFIPLCLELDQNGNIWIGGTDGIMIYNVKRNEIVTRIVSFNGSETRSWNVVTYLYRDAADNMWVGTDGDGIKKYSPNKKVFNLYRSPATTHNMVRAVYKHDDGKLYVGLLNDGLDIYEKGGKFLERIPNDERKGVFPAKNLNAICREDFEHLWFHFSDMHIGLFNVHTRKFEDLTKYVSALGLPPQEDIYPFLFKRTSGEVYFNYGRYLLQIMPGEHGGYKVAIVHEFPDEILTTYYEDLMGNKYVGTKVAAYVKRTGSAGWEMITLPQGTIVKSISKRAGKELLLATSKGLFVLDENNHRKKHYNSYDYPALINDYLYGVLLDEKDKIWVSHNKGLSQIDPSGDEITTYNHEDGLQSNEFNTGAFFKSVDGELFFGGIRGSNGFYPKDFKKNTSKPKVVIMRMEVLDKPYESDTALSLLRRIELPYNHNTIAIEFVPLEYTNPLKNKVQYKLDGADEDWVQAGAFRMARYTNLRPGTYTFNVRASNNDDILNSTPTTLEITIRIPFWQSLWFRFLLLLLLLGVAYYFSTLYLDYKIRHEKLKLEKEQAVDQERARISSDMHDDLGSGLSTIRLLSEIAKRKITDTSQTKELERISEAAGELVDKMSEIIWAMNSSNDSLENLIAYMRSFAADFLEHAHITHQFYIPESIPNIKLSGGTRRNIYLAVKESLHNVVKHAQASEVVIQIQMHKNMTIMIKDNGKGFDQEKVRLFGNGLKNIQKRMQAVGGNADIKSHHGTIVLLDIPLI from the coding sequence ATGACGAGGACCTTATTAATTTTCTTCCTATGTACCTTATCCGTATCTGTGTTGAGCGCACAGGATAAGCCTTACATTTTTGACTCTTATGGGGTGAATGAGGGTTTGTCTCAGAATTCTGTCTATGATATCCTGGAAGATAATCAGGGCTTTATGTGGATCGCTACACATGATGGCATTAACAGGTTCGACGGATATGGGTTCAATGAATACAGGTTCAATCCTAGTTTACAGGAACGGGCCGGACAGGGGAAAGGAAACCTGGTAGTCCGGAATAACAATGGGGGACGTGCATTGATTAACCGCTTTGCCCTGAAAGGGTACAAAGGGTATTCCCTATACCGTAACAGAAGGCACCAGCTGATGCTGACGCATAATTACGGTATCAGTGTCTATGACGAGTATAAAAACTCCTTTGAGACGGTGCTGGAAGACACGATGTATGAAAACAACGGGGAGCGCGACAGTGGCAATAAGTTCAGAATACTCGGTGAAGACTCCTTAACTAACAGCATGTGGGTATGGCGCCCTTCCAAAGGCCTCTATATACTCGACGATTCCACTTATGTCAAAAAAAGGGTGATTCTCTACCCAAAGGCGATGTTACAAAGGGGTGTTTCCGCCAATTCCATGTATAAGGACGGTAATACCATCTGGATGAACTTTGAGGCAGGTGAGCTGCTGGCGATGAATACCAAAAACCTCCGCTTAACCACTTATTGTCTGCCCGGGATCACTTCTCACACAGTACTTAAAAACCTCAATAAAGACTCTCTGATCATTGCCTGCCGTGGACATCTGATCATTTTCAATAAAAAGCAGAACAAATACACTGATATACCTTTCGATCAGCGTGATCCTAAGGATGCTAATTTCATTCCTTTATGCCTGGAGCTGGACCAGAACGGTAATATCTGGATCGGTGGTACGGACGGCATTATGATTTACAATGTAAAACGCAATGAGATCGTTACCCGTATTGTCAGCTTTAACGGTTCTGAAACACGGTCCTGGAATGTAGTGACCTATCTGTACAGAGATGCTGCGGATAACATGTGGGTAGGTACAGATGGAGATGGCATCAAAAAATATTCTCCTAATAAGAAAGTATTCAATCTTTATCGTTCGCCGGCTACCACGCACAATATGGTCAGGGCTGTTTATAAGCACGACGATGGTAAGTTGTATGTAGGACTGCTGAACGACGGACTGGATATCTACGAAAAAGGAGGCAAGTTCCTGGAGCGCATACCAAACGATGAACGCAAAGGGGTATTCCCTGCGAAAAATCTGAATGCGATCTGCAGGGAAGATTTTGAACACCTCTGGTTCCATTTTTCTGACATGCACATTGGATTGTTCAATGTACATACCCGAAAATTTGAGGACCTGACGAAATATGTGAGCGCACTGGGGCTGCCGCCACAGGAAGACATCTATCCGTTCCTGTTCAAGCGGACCAGCGGCGAGGTGTACTTCAACTACGGCCGTTATCTGTTACAGATCATGCCGGGAGAGCATGGAGGATATAAAGTGGCAATCGTACACGAATTCCCGGATGAGATTCTGACTACCTATTACGAAGACCTGATGGGGAATAAATATGTGGGTACCAAAGTGGCTGCATACGTGAAGCGGACGGGCAGTGCAGGCTGGGAGATGATCACCCTGCCGCAGGGTACGATCGTGAAATCGATCAGCAAAAGAGCCGGTAAGGAATTATTACTGGCGACTTCCAAAGGGCTGTTTGTACTGGATGAAAATAACCACAGAAAGAAACATTACAATAGTTACGACTATCCTGCATTGATCAATGATTATCTGTATGGCGTATTGCTGGATGAGAAGGACAAAATATGGGTCAGCCATAACAAAGGGCTTTCACAGATTGATCCTTCAGGTGACGAGATCACGACCTACAATCATGAGGATGGTTTGCAGTCAAATGAGTTCAATACAGGCGCTTTTTTCAAGTCGGTGGACGGAGAACTCTTCTTTGGTGGTATAAGGGGCTCAAATGGCTTCTATCCTAAAGATTTTAAGAAGAATACTTCCAAGCCGAAAGTGGTGATCATGCGGATGGAGGTGCTGGATAAACCTTATGAGTCAGATACGGCTTTATCGCTGTTGCGCAGAATAGAATTGCCTTACAATCACAATACCATCGCTATTGAGTTTGTGCCACTGGAATATACAAATCCGCTGAAGAACAAGGTGCAGTACAAGCTGGATGGAGCGGATGAAGACTGGGTACAGGCAGGTGCATTCAGGATGGCGCGTTACACGAATCTGCGTCCGGGTACCTATACTTTCAATGTGCGGGCATCCAATAACGATGATATTCTGAACTCGACGCCTACCACATTGGAAATCACGATCAGGATACCATTCTGGCAATCATTGTGGTTCAGGTTCCTGTTGCTGCTGTTATTATTGGGTGTTGCTTATTATTTCTCTACGCTTTATCTTGATTACAAGATCCGTCATGAGAAACTGAAACTGGAGAAAGAACAGGCGGTGGACCAGGAAAGGGCGAGAATTTCCAGTGATATGCATGATGACCTGGGATCGGGATTGTCTACGATACGTCTGCTGAGTGAGATCGCGAAGCGGAAGATCACAGATACATCGCAGACGAAGGAGCTGGAACGTATATCAGAGGCGGCAGGAGAGCTGGTAGACAAAATGAGCGAGATCATCTGGGCGATGAATTCTTCGAATGACTCACTGGAGAACCTGATTGCTTATATGCGCAGCTTTGCGGCCGATTTTCTGGAACATGCGCATATCACCCACCAGTTCTATATTCCGGAAAGTATCCCCAATATTAAACTAAGTGGGGGTACCAGGCGTAATATATATCTGGCGGTAAAGGAATCCTTACATAATGTGGTGAAACATGCACAGGCATCTGAGGTAGTAATACAAATACAGATGCATAAGAACATGACGATTATGATTAAAGATAATGGCAAAGGCTTTGATCAGGAGAAAGTAAGATTGTTTGGAAACGGATTAAAGAATATTCAGAAGAGGATGCAGGCCGTCGGTGGAAACGCTGATATCAAGTCGCATCATGGTACGATAGTTTTGCTAGATATCCCATTAATTTAA
- a CDS encoding response regulator transcription factor → MDIISVAIVEDNHDIRTAMELLINGSDGYACIGAFNNAETAVEQIPSLLPNVVLMDFNLPGGMNGIECIARLKGEYPDMHFMMLTVYEDDDKIFQALEAGASGYILKKTPPSELLSAIRDLHEGGSPMSSQIARRVVAYFQKQAKPNPALEALTSREKEILDQLSKGFLYKEIASNLFISIETVRRHVHNIYEKLHVRSRTDAVNKYYNR, encoded by the coding sequence ATGGATATTATTTCTGTGGCGATTGTTGAAGACAACCATGATATCCGTACAGCCATGGAATTGTTGATTAATGGCTCTGATGGGTATGCTTGTATAGGCGCATTTAATAATGCGGAGACTGCGGTGGAACAGATCCCCAGTTTGTTACCCAACGTTGTGCTGATGGACTTTAACCTTCCGGGCGGCATGAATGGAATCGAGTGTATTGCGCGTTTAAAAGGAGAATATCCCGATATGCATTTTATGATGTTGACGGTGTATGAGGATGATGACAAGATCTTCCAGGCACTGGAAGCAGGTGCAAGTGGTTATATATTGAAAAAAACGCCTCCCAGCGAGTTGTTGAGTGCTATCAGAGACCTGCATGAAGGCGGTTCTCCTATGAGTTCTCAGATTGCCCGTAGGGTAGTGGCATATTTCCAGAAGCAGGCGAAGCCGAATCCGGCGCTGGAGGCATTGACTTCCAGGGAGAAAGAGATCCTGGACCAGCTTTCTAAAGGATTTTTATACAAGGAGATCGCGAGCAATCTGTTTATCAGTATAGAGACGGTGCGCAGACACGTGCATAATATCTATGAGAAACTGCATGTAAGGAGCCGTACAGATGCTGTTAACAAGTATTACAACAGGTAA
- a CDS encoding DNA topoisomerase IV subunit B: protein MATTDKKDLSAAYTEDSIRSLDWREHIRLRPGMYIGKLGDGSSMDDGIYILLKEVADNCIDEHTMGFGKQIDIRVTEHNVTIRDYGRGIPLGKVVDVVSKINTGAKYDSKAFQKSVGLNGVGTKAVNALSSYFRVESFREGRGKVAEFERGNLTKEHKEANTSEPNGTLVTFTPDDTVFRNYRFIPEFLENQIWNYCFLNAGLTISFNGKKYISKNGLLDLLQRKTNEDELRYPIIHLKGEDIEVAITHENQYGEEYYSFVNGQHTTQGGTHLAAFREAFVKTLRDFYKKDYEATDIRASICAAISVRVQEPVFESQTKTKLGSLTVFENGPSMKAFVLDFLSKHLDDFLHKNPTTAEALKKRIEQSERERKELAGIKKLANERAKKANLHNRKLRDCRIHLNEEVSGKDKNDLETKRLNTTIFITEGDSASGSITKSRNVETQAVFSLRGKPLNSFGLTKKIVYENEEFNLLQHALNIEEGLEGLRYNRIVVATDADVDGMHIRLLLLTFFLQFFPDLVKNGHLYILETPLFRVRNKQQTIYCYTDEERIKAIKKLGNKPEITRFKGLGEISPDEFANFINDDMKVEPVILSKDTHIQKLLEYYMGKNTQTRQEFIIGNLRYEKDLVDTVDEPVEASGK from the coding sequence ATGGCTACTACGGATAAGAAAGATCTCTCTGCTGCCTATACCGAAGACTCGATCCGGTCGCTTGACTGGCGTGAGCATATCCGCCTGCGTCCGGGTATGTACATTGGTAAGCTGGGCGACGGCTCAAGTATGGACGATGGTATCTATATACTGTTAAAAGAGGTTGCTGACAACTGTATTGACGAACACACAATGGGTTTCGGCAAGCAGATCGATATCAGGGTGACTGAACACAACGTAACCATCCGCGATTACGGTCGGGGTATTCCGTTGGGAAAAGTGGTGGATGTGGTGAGCAAGATCAACACCGGCGCCAAGTATGACAGTAAGGCTTTTCAGAAGTCTGTTGGTCTGAACGGTGTGGGTACCAAGGCCGTGAATGCTTTATCCAGCTATTTCAGGGTCGAATCTTTCCGTGAAGGCCGTGGTAAAGTGGCAGAATTTGAACGGGGCAATCTGACAAAGGAACATAAAGAAGCGAATACCAGTGAGCCTAACGGTACCCTGGTGACATTCACGCCGGATGATACGGTTTTCCGCAACTACCGCTTTATTCCTGAGTTCCTGGAAAACCAGATCTGGAACTATTGTTTCCTGAACGCAGGACTGACCATCAGCTTCAACGGCAAGAAATATATTTCCAAAAATGGTCTGCTGGACCTCCTGCAGCGTAAAACCAATGAGGATGAACTGCGCTATCCGATCATCCATCTGAAAGGAGAAGATATCGAGGTCGCTATTACCCACGAGAACCAATACGGTGAAGAATACTATTCCTTTGTGAATGGTCAGCATACCACCCAGGGCGGTACGCACCTGGCGGCTTTCCGTGAGGCATTTGTAAAGACACTCCGTGATTTTTATAAGAAAGACTATGAGGCGACAGATATACGTGCGTCTATCTGTGCCGCTATTTCTGTAAGGGTACAGGAGCCGGTGTTTGAGTCCCAGACGAAGACTAAACTCGGTTCATTGACCGTATTCGAGAATGGTCCTTCCATGAAGGCTTTCGTGCTGGATTTCCTGTCCAAACACCTGGATGATTTCCTGCATAAAAACCCGACTACTGCGGAAGCACTGAAGAAACGTATTGAGCAGAGTGAGCGTGAGCGTAAAGAACTGGCTGGTATTAAGAAACTTGCCAACGAAAGAGCGAAAAAGGCGAACCTGCATAACCGTAAGCTGCGCGACTGCCGTATTCACCTGAATGAAGAGGTGAGCGGAAAAGATAAAAACGATCTGGAAACCAAACGACTGAATACAACCATCTTCATCACAGAAGGTGACTCTGCGAGTGGTTCCATCACCAAGTCCCGTAACGTGGAAACCCAGGCTGTATTCAGTCTCAGAGGTAAACCGCTGAACAGCTTCGGTCTGACGAAAAAGATCGTGTATGAGAACGAAGAGTTTAACCTGCTGCAACATGCGCTGAATATTGAAGAAGGCCTGGAAGGGCTTCGTTACAACAGGATTGTGGTAGCTACCGATGCCGACGTAGACGGTATGCACATCCGCCTTTTATTGCTGACTTTCTTCCTGCAATTCTTCCCTGACCTGGTTAAGAATGGTCACCTTTATATACTGGAAACACCTTTGTTCCGTGTACGTAATAAACAACAGACGATTTACTGTTACACAGACGAGGAAAGAATAAAAGCGATCAAAAAACTGGGCAATAAACCTGAGATCACCCGATTCAAAGGGCTGGGAGAGATCTCTCCGGACGAATTCGCTAATTTCATCAATGATGACATGAAAGTGGAACCGGTGATCCTGTCCAAAGACACGCATATTCAGAAATTGCTGGAATATTACATGGGTAAAAATACGCAGACCAGACAGGAATTTATTATCGGCAACCTCCGTTATGAAAAAGACCTGGTGGATACAGTAGATGAACCTGTAGAAGCAAGCGGTAAATAA